The following proteins come from a genomic window of Trifolium pratense cultivar HEN17-A07 linkage group LG4, ARS_RC_1.1, whole genome shotgun sequence:
- the LOC123920507 gene encoding probable plastid-lipid-associated protein 10, chloroplastic isoform X2 has translation MGMDLVFNSSSPVPPLLCSSSSRRHTHNNYNFNFKCSSNVVNRRRRKLLSISMAMPSAAQAYDSELENKKHELLTSVRDTQRGLLTTPLQRSSIEEALVNVEGTNLGHPIDLNNLDGTWRLQYTSASDVLILFQAAATLPFFQVGQIFQKFECRDNSNGGGVIRNIVQWSIPNLLEEQEGATLLVSAKFTLVSVRNIYLQFQEITVQDINISEQLQALIAPAILPRSFINLQILQYLRAFKAQIPVSPGRESVGGLYYLSYLDDNMLLGRAVGGGGVFVFTRAQSLY, from the exons ATGGGAATGGACTTGGTTTTCAATTCATCATCACCAGTACCACCACTATtatgtagtagtagtagtagaagGCACACACACAACAActacaatttcaatttcaaatgcAGCAGCAATGTTGTTAATAGGAGGAGGAGGAAATTGTTGTCCATTTCCATGGCCATGCCATCTGCTGCTCAG GCATATGATTCAGAGTTAGAGAACAAAAAGCACGAGCTTTTAACCTCTGTCCGAGACACACAGAGGGGACTCTTAACAACTCCTCTTCAACGTTCTTCTATCGAGGAAGCTCTT GTGAATGTGGAAGGAACAAACTTGGGTCACCCAATTGATCTCAACAACTTGGATGGGACGTGGCGCCTACAATATACTTCCGCTTCTGATGTTCTCATTCTCTTTCAAGCTGCTGCTACACTTCCTTTTTTCCAA GTTGGACAGATATTTCAGAAATTTGAATGTCGTGATAACTCTAATGGAGGAGGTGTTATTCGCAATATTGTCCAATGGAGTATTCCAAATTTGTTAGAG GAACAAGAAGGTGCTACATTGCTTGTATCTGCCAAGTTTACTCTTGTATCTGTCCGTAATATCTACCTTCAGTTTCAAGAG ATCACAGTTcaagatataaatattagtgaACAGTTGCAGGCTCTAATAGCTCCAGCAATACTACCTCGATCTTTTATAAATTTGCAG ATCTTGCAATATCTCCGTGCTTTCAAAGCTCAAATTCCTGTGAGTCCGGGAAG AGAATCGGTAGGAGGACTATATTACCTGAGTTACTTGGATGATAATATGCTTTTGGGTCGTGCTGTTGGTGGAGGAGGTGTATTTGTGTTTACGAGAGCCCAATCACTTTACTAA
- the LOC123920507 gene encoding probable plastid-lipid-associated protein 10, chloroplastic isoform X1: MGMDLVFNSSSPVPPLLCSSSSRRHTHNNYNFNFKCSSNVVNRRRRKLLSISMAMPSAAQVRFPFFFIHSLNSIGSLLHSFITNFFCCFNLKAYDSELENKKHELLTSVRDTQRGLLTTPLQRSSIEEALVNVEGTNLGHPIDLNNLDGTWRLQYTSASDVLILFQAAATLPFFQVGQIFQKFECRDNSNGGGVIRNIVQWSIPNLLEEQEGATLLVSAKFTLVSVRNIYLQFQEITVQDINISEQLQALIAPAILPRSFINLQILQYLRAFKAQIPVSPGRESVGGLYYLSYLDDNMLLGRAVGGGGVFVFTRAQSLY, encoded by the exons ATGGGAATGGACTTGGTTTTCAATTCATCATCACCAGTACCACCACTATtatgtagtagtagtagtagaagGCACACACACAACAActacaatttcaatttcaaatgcAGCAGCAATGTTGTTAATAGGAGGAGGAGGAAATTGTTGTCCATTTCCATGGCCATGCCATCTGCTGCTCAGGTCAGGTTCCCtttctttttcattcattcactcAACTCAATTGGCAGCctacttcattcattcattactaattttttttgttgttttaatttgaAGGCATATGATTCAGAGTTAGAGAACAAAAAGCACGAGCTTTTAACCTCTGTCCGAGACACACAGAGGGGACTCTTAACAACTCCTCTTCAACGTTCTTCTATCGAGGAAGCTCTT GTGAATGTGGAAGGAACAAACTTGGGTCACCCAATTGATCTCAACAACTTGGATGGGACGTGGCGCCTACAATATACTTCCGCTTCTGATGTTCTCATTCTCTTTCAAGCTGCTGCTACACTTCCTTTTTTCCAA GTTGGACAGATATTTCAGAAATTTGAATGTCGTGATAACTCTAATGGAGGAGGTGTTATTCGCAATATTGTCCAATGGAGTATTCCAAATTTGTTAGAG GAACAAGAAGGTGCTACATTGCTTGTATCTGCCAAGTTTACTCTTGTATCTGTCCGTAATATCTACCTTCAGTTTCAAGAG ATCACAGTTcaagatataaatattagtgaACAGTTGCAGGCTCTAATAGCTCCAGCAATACTACCTCGATCTTTTATAAATTTGCAG ATCTTGCAATATCTCCGTGCTTTCAAAGCTCAAATTCCTGTGAGTCCGGGAAG AGAATCGGTAGGAGGACTATATTACCTGAGTTACTTGGATGATAATATGCTTTTGGGTCGTGCTGTTGGTGGAGGAGGTGTATTTGTGTTTACGAGAGCCCAATCACTTTACTAA